The genomic interval GAAAAACAcgctctttttttaaattcagtgagCCCAAAAATTCATATCTTGTTTTTATCCAGTCCAACAGCAGcaagttgtgttatttttttggACTCTGCTCTTTGAAAATAGCTCGGAGATAGAACTGGTGACCTCCTGTCGTTGCTGAaaatacactttcattttctcacGTAGCTTTTGCCCAGCTTTGTGAATTACTGCccgtttaaaaacacaaaaaacatataaaaaacacCTTGTGTGTGGCTCTGTTTTCTGAAAGCGAGCCTCAGATTTCACCTCGGCAGCCAGGACACAGCGGCGGCGCTGCCCGGGAGCCAGAGAAACGGAAAAGAAATTTGTTTTCTCAGCTCtgtgagacagaggagagcgGCTGCAGGGTGAGCACAGGGGTTCATAAGTCAGAGGGCGAGCGTGTGCGTTAGAGCTCATAACCATAGACGTGTGGGCGGGAGAAAGTTCTAGCATGTCCGCTTGCCAGGAGACGATTGAtcgatttattttgaaagttaacTTGTTAATTGTTAATTCTCTTGACCTGTGTTTCTTGAAGTAAAAGAAACTAGCACAGAAAACAAgggtgaagaaaaacagatcgaggaggcaggaggaagacGACAGAAGCTCGAGGAGAAGTCAAAGGGATGGTCTGTTAGAGAGCAGCTACGCTACAGTGACGATGGAGGAGGcgcggggtgggggggtgggggtggcgAGGCACCTGGTGGGGTGTGAGATGGAGGGAGCTCTGCTGGGGGTTATGAGGCTCGCAGCTTGGagtacaaaaatacaaatgaaaggAGAAGATAGCTGTGAAAAACAGGAGGCTCTCGCAGCAGGTGATGTCTGACAGGCTGTTACACTTTAAGCCCCCACCGACATTCCCTAATACCTGTCCAGGTGTGAGACTGAACAAACTGATTCTAACCTTGTAGGAAATTCCCCCAAACATGGTTATTACAACCCGTAGGGGGCCGTTTAAGATGTaggaccatagactgtagaCTGCTAAAGTGCCTGAAACCTCTATTCTCTTTAACGACCAGCAGGGGGCAACTCCATCTGGTTGTGAACAGAAGACTGTTCTCTTGATTTAtcacgtcagtaaacattttcatacacaGTTTATGATCTCAATCGCTAGTTTATTGTCTCGTTCAAAACTGcataatgttctttttttttttttattatgatccCATTTAGAGTCAGAGCATCTCGATTGCCACCTGGTCGCTAGCGGCCATAACGTccaccagccaccagggtgtcgtccatctttatatacatttatatgatCAGTATCTGTTTATTGtggcaacacaacaaaccaacgTAATAAAACTACAAGTCCTGCTACACCTCCATGTCCTCcctttccccccctccctccctccaagGACTTCATAATAAACTACATCTGACATTCACAGGAGCTTTGCAAACATCATCAGAGCTGAGGCTCTGTGCAAACATCACGTCCGCGTGTCCATGTAACAGTAGCACTCACAAAGCTGCCTTGAGTGGACGAGGAAGCATCAGTGAACAGTGTGCGAGGCCGTTTTTTTATTGATCGTGACGGGAACATCTGACAGAAATAGTCCTCGCTCGTTTGACGCCGCACTGATCCAGGAAATGAAAACGCCGACGCCAAGTCCAGTACGACTGTGACTCTTAGAAATAAGATTGATTTTTacaaattcttttttttgtgtgtgtttttcccctttGATTCAAAGTCATATTTGAGTTGAAATAAGTGGTTGAAATGATAATGTATGAGAGATTATATTTTCTGAAATTGCTACAGCTGCAACTACCGATTGCATCTGGTCGACAAAATGGCAGAATTCCAGAGCCAATTATaatgttttctatttcattgttttatcgATTCAGTTAAAAAACCCAGCGAGTCTGCACCCCCGCTGCCCCGAGAGTCTCCAGTGCACAAAGGTGCTTTGAGGGAAATATCATCAGCTCAGAGACGGTCAACGTTTTGGACAAATTTAAATTGGGATCACTAATAATTAACaataagggggggggggataacaAATGTTACCTACAAGATGAAACAGAATTATCAAATTAATCAGGATTCTTCCTCTGGGTACCACGAAAAGTTTCAACACAGCCCATTAGTTGTTTAGATTTTTCCATGTGGACCAAACCATCACTACTAGACCTACACTGCTAACAGTACTAAGGtagttaaaatattaaaatagcaTTGATAGAGTttaataaaagcaacaaatacGTGCATGAGTGTATATAAATTGGTTGCTTTGATGTGAATTTATGATTtactgtccctctgtccctctgtcccacAGCTACATCTACGACCCCTCTGTGGAGGTGGATGGGAGGAAGACCGACTCCGCCGGCAACTCGCTCTACCAGCCCCACCACCTTCCAGGCAGGCCCCCCAGCATCGACCCGCTGAGCAGACACGACAAGCAGAAGGAGGGCATCCACAACCTGGCCTACAGCAAGTCCAACGACAGCACCCTGAAGCTAGAGGTGGACAACAACCACCTCAACCAGAGGCTGCACGCAGCGCCTTCACCCACGAAGGAGCTGCACCAGCAGGCGAGCGGACTGCCTGAAGACGGCGGTCTGTACATCATCCAGCCCGACGCTGTGGCACCGAAATGGATGTCACAAGAAAAAAGGCCGAGCCAGGTGCCGGTTTACCCCAACATAACGGAGTATGAGGACCAAAGAAACTACAGCGAACGGGGACACCGAGAGTCACGGGACGAGTGGGACACCTCCATCAGCAAGTGTGGGAATGGCACTGAAAGCCTATCAGCAGATGAGATCGAGGTGGACGAGGGCGTGGGAGGGACGCCAGATTATCCGTGCGACACCGGGGACGAGGGTAGCGTCCTATCGGTGGACATGcacaccagcaccaccagcctGTCCTCAGTTGACACCAGGGACGAGCTCCGACTGCGAAAGACTCTGGACGTTTCCACCATGGAGAGCGGGATCTCGGTGACGAAgtacgaggaggaggaggagggggagggggagggggaggtgcaGAGCGTCACAGACTCAATGGTGGCGGAGGCTCTGGCTGCCCTTGAAGCCGCCACCGCCGGAGAGGACTTTGATTGACGGACAACTCCGCTTTCTCTCCCTTATTACGCTCTTGACTCCGATTTAAAATGAGACTTGACGGAGCGAAATAACCCCCGGTGGTTTGAATCAGAAACGAATGAAGGAAAAACTCtgtttacaaataaaacaaacagatttattttttaactgcaattttttttctttttattgtggTCACACTGAAggaagataataataataataataataataataataataacaatgccTTGTGAACAGGGCAATAAGCTGCGAGGGATTTCATGAAGCCACAAATAAAGAGGCACCAGTGTGCAGACTGTGAATTTCGCCCGCTGCCATATCGGCCCGTTCGTCCTTTCTGAATCTCGTCTGTTTTAACACTCCACAGTTCTACCACGTCTGTGAACTCATCCCCCGCTCTGCTCGTACCACTAGTAAGATTAAAGTCTTACTCCATCACAGTTTTGGACCATCGTTATGCTAACTGTTAGCATATAGCATCGGTTTCTCCTGTGTTAATTCACAGTTCTTCGCCATATCTTACTCTCTTCAGCAATCTTAAACTCAAACAGGAAAGGTCATTATTGCATTCTCTTTTGATACGCCACCCGTGTTTATGTTACCATTTTATCTTCTTCTGTTATTTATGATATCTACACCCACGTCAttttttgattcattgtgacAGGACACTGAAACGCCTCGATTGTAGCTTGAATCCGCTCGCGTGTCAGCTTTGATTTCCTCCAAATGTAAGAGAATCGATAAAGTAGCTACTTGCAAAGTTAGGAATTAGTTTTACGCACTGTGCTCACGTTATCAGACACATCGcacatttcacagattttcaacTTTTGAGCCTAACTAGACCCTCGAAGCACGAAAGTCGCAAAATCATACAAGAATCCATCTTGACGGGCTTCGAGCTAATCAGCGGAACTACTGACTGTCTGTGGTGATGCTAGCGAGGAGCAATCCGATTGGTTCCGAGATGTTTCTGTGTGACAAACCATCTGACGTGTCAAAATATCAAATCAGCCcgttttttatatttctataggTCAGgatttgtgtttcttctctggCCTGTGACATTAGTTCAACTCAGATTTCGCTTATGTGCCTTATAATGAACTGATCGAGGCCGGTCGGTGCCGAGGAAATTGCAGATATggctattttttatttttcagtatgTTTAAGCTCAATTCTCTGTTTGCTCAATGAAGTTCTGAATCTGCTTCAGTGCAGCTCCCTTTATCAGTCATCGTGTGCCTGCCAAATCATTTCTTATTAtcatatttgtattgttaaataaagaaatgtactTAAAAAAACGTAAACTGAGGCACTTTGTGGGTTTTATTGATTCTGATGTGGTTGTTGGTGGGATACAGAATATTCGGTTATTAGCATGCTAGCTGGCTAATGTTTGCCCTGCAGGAAAACATTATTCATACGATTACGAGTTTAGAACGAGTGGTTGAAtctcaaataaaaagtgacagccctagTGTGTAATAGCAATAATACATATTTAGTATTTTCACATTGTCTGCCATTGAAGTAACTcttgaaaatgacaaaaagcaGATGGACTGACTTAGCGctttctgtttctgcaggaCGTCAAAACGCTTGTTTACGAGGATGTTGTGTCACTGTGGGACTCGGGTGTTTAAAACCTCGCCATCGCAGCAGTTAGAGCCTCGGCAGGCGGCGTCCGGGGCCCCAGAGGGCCTCGGCTAATGAACACCTCAGGGCGCTTgagacaggaacacacacacagcgagtcTTTAAAACCTTCACAACAGCCGTGACTGAGGAAAAATACAAGTCCTGGTCGGCTGACTGACTTCTGACTCCTCAGGGCAGGAGAGGCTATTCGTGGGTCGGTCCCCGTGTCTCTCAGGAACTTCTATAGCTGGACTTTGAAGGGTTATCAAAACACTCAGAGCCAAACTGGAGACGGTTTCATGTCACATACAAGGAGGGAGACACTACCAGACCGAgctgaggcctgtgtgtgtgtgtgtgtgtgtgtgtgtgtggacacgtTCACagtttcttattattattatttagcttCAGGCACACTAACAAGAAGGTGTGTGTCTCGCTGAAGgaggctgttgtgtttttatttttacttctccACCCATGATGGAGCCGATAACCTTGTGATACAGTGCGAGGCTGTAAAAAgcagaaatctgaaaataccTTCCAGAATTAGCCCTTTTTGTTCTGAACGTAAATCTTACATTAGCAGCTGGTATTCAGACCTGAGCTCCACagggatctgtgtgtgtgtgtgtgtgtgtgtgttattgtcaTGTAAAGATGAGCAGAGGaacatttacatatttccaTTAAGCGTGAGGACAACAGATCTGCTGTGGAGCTCCTGCTCGATGAGACCAGTGACTCATCTCTTCATCAAATCAACAGAGCGACCGTCAGTTTGTGCGTCACCAGATTACTTTGATCTTTACAATCAGTCGGAGGAAGGTAGATTAAACACCGACGGACAAAACAGCAGGTTTGGTACAAGTAGAAAAGTGTGAAGACGCTGGATTGCGACTTAAAAtgagataaaagataaaaaatccTCCCTCGATAAAAACGTGAACATTTGTCAATAGATACTGAAATGATGTCAGATGATGGAGGAGCCCCAAATCCTTCAATGTATAAGATggcatttaaataataatgaaatgacCTGATCTCCACAATAAAGCAGGAAATGGTCGCTTTTGATTTAATCTAAATTCTTTTTGCGAGAGTTTAAGGGTTTGAAACATAAATCAGTCTGAGGACGAGTTGTATTTCAGTGATATGGTTGAGCACATTTCATATTCTTTTTTCTAAGCAAAGACCAAAACTTACAAAGGGTTATTTCACCATGAATCTGGCATCAGCCTAAATCCATTGGTTCCTACTGAAGATCAgtgattttcatttaaaagatggacactgtagttgttgttgtgtttttttcacaaacATTACTCAAACAGGATCAAACTCGTACCTCACAGCGTCTTCAAGGTGTTTCACAGCAGCAAGAAGGCGAAAGACGAGTTCACAAAGAAAAGGAACACCTCTGCAGGTTCTCCATTAAAAAGACAATATTTCAGTTTCCACACCATCATCCGGGCAAATGTTTGACTGAAGGGGAATTCTGAGGCTCACAATGACTCCAAATAGAAAACACCTGGGATTGTTCATGCAAGTCCACGTGGGGAATGTAGTTCACAGCTGTAGTTTCCAATGTCCACACACAAGTATATACAGAAGGCAATGAGGAAATCGATACAGATTCCAAAAGTCATCCTCAGGTTTGTTGTGACGCATCCGTGAAGCTTCTTCTGCGTTTTGACCTTTGAAAAAAACACTAAGTGTGCGCGACATTTCCCTGAACACCTGCATGAAGAAGCGGAGGTGCATGTGTTTAATGTCATTATAAAAGCTGCACAATTTCCTTTTCTTGtacatttaacagaaaataagagAAGGACACAGTTTGTTCAAGATTTTAAGTCATGaataagcaaaaaaaagaatcaggcacATCTGACTTTTGCAGATTgatgaatttaaagggacttgATATTTACAGAGATTgttatgcactctactgagttctAATAATGTGTTTAAGATGAAAAACATATAGAATATACCTTAAAACTTCCTCTTACTTTAGAGCGTAAGATAAAGAGGATTTTCTAGTTTTTATATGTTGGTGatatgagcgtgtgtgtgtgtgtgtgtatgaactcCGACCtcttgtctgaaagcaggaGATGGAGTTGGCCTCTCTGTTGACTGTCTGGTTTTCCATTATAACCAGTTTAACTGTGGTTGTCCGTCACTGTTACCCTCCACTGACTCACATGTAATCAGCGCGCCTCGCCCCGCCTCGAGATAACAACACAAAAGTGGCTCTGCAATGAGCTAATCTGTGCCACAACCTGGTGTGGGTCGAgagtagatgtgtgtgtgtctgtgtgtgtgtgtgagtgtgttgatgGCAAATAAAGAGCACTTCTGTGGCAGAttcctctgtgctgtttttatTAGGTCCATTAGGCAGCTTGCTTTAGAGTccccaaggtgtgtgtgtgtgtgtgtgtgtgtgtgtgtgtgtgtgtgtgtgtgtgtgtgtgtgtgcgcgctctcagttaacatgtttgtttttctcaaggCTTTTGTTGGAGTTAATGATGTCACATTTAATtgtcccccacacacacacacacacacactcacacttgtcTCGGAGGAACAGGTCggactgtatttaaagaggATGAATTATTCCACAGATTCTCGATGGTTAAGGTGTAATTCTGAGACTTTCTGGAGCCAGTTACAGTAAAAAGTGCACTTCCTGGTTCCTGCCAGTCATCAACCTTCTACTGTTTGTtgatctgacctctgacctgagaATCTGTTAATCAGTGTGGACATTCAACAGAAAGAGCCTAAAAATAGATTCTGGAATCCAACCAACATCCCTGAAAATCAGCTAATGTTTAACTCTGGCCATGACCGCGGATGACGCTTGAAGCCgaaatatcccggatacgaacgccTCATGGAGCCGCAGCATCggcaccacccccacccccacccctctgtCTTGTCGTCCCTTTTTGTCTCAACACAACCCCTCGATTGAAAAcgataaatacatttcaaatccATTTTGTTTCCCTCCTGTTGTTTGGTGAATAAAATGTTACGAACAGGTGGAAATTGACTCGATGACAATGTAGAGTCAACTTTAAGTGCAAAGGGACATTTTCATATTGTTGTTATGTTCGGCCAATAATCTAAAACACTAGGCTACACCTGAAGGACCTAAAGGatcattctagggtaaagaaaacgaCAATTCtgacaatttagatgaaacacactccaAATGGCGGCGTTCGTTTGTGGATTATTTcgtttcatttctggagagtgagaggaagcgGAGAAGCTTCATCCGTCTTTATAAACAACCTACGCTCGTGGGAACCGAGCCATCTCAGAAGGTCACTGTGTTTACAGCTCTGATGTGGCTCAGACGTGTCAAACATCGTCTTCCTCCCTTTGGTCCTGGATGTTTtgctaaaaataaagaaagagaaagaactcCCTCCTCCCCGAGTTACCGCTCCGTCCTCTCGGCTGGTGGAGGCAGACGAAGATAAGATGTAGGGCACTTAGCCTGGCATCGGCCTGGGAATCCTGTCGCCTGGAGGCC from Hippoglossus stenolepis isolate QCI-W04-F060 chromosome 23, HSTE1.2, whole genome shotgun sequence carries:
- the zgc:194930 gene encoding uncharacterized protein zgc:194930 isoform X2, which encodes MGCRCCRMIKSYIYDPSVEVDGRKTDSAGNSLYQPHHLPGRPPSIDPLSRHDKQKEGIHNLAYSKSNDSTLKLEVDNNHLNQRLHAAPSPTKELHQQASGLPEDGGLYIIQPDAVAPKWMSQEKRPSQVPVYPNITEYEDQRNYSERGHRESRDEWDTSISKCGNGTESLSADEIEVDEGVGGTPDYPCDTGDEGSVLSVDMHTSTTSLSSVDTRDELRLRKTLDVSTMESGISVTKYEEEEEGEGEGEVQSVTDSMVAEALAALEAATAGEDFD
- the zgc:194930 gene encoding uncharacterized protein zgc:194930 isoform X1 gives rise to the protein MWTIHNAQGKKTLPHNRKNRSRKKLVVAEAGSSSSIERSEDSELQLLDKAGQMGCRCCRMIKSYIYDPSVEVDGRKTDSAGNSLYQPHHLPGRPPSIDPLSRHDKQKEGIHNLAYSKSNDSTLKLEVDNNHLNQRLHAAPSPTKELHQQASGLPEDGGLYIIQPDAVAPKWMSQEKRPSQVPVYPNITEYEDQRNYSERGHRESRDEWDTSISKCGNGTESLSADEIEVDEGVGGTPDYPCDTGDEGSVLSVDMHTSTTSLSSVDTRDELRLRKTLDVSTMESGISVTKYEEEEEGEGEGEVQSVTDSMVAEALAALEAATAGEDFD